GCAGGAACGCCCGGCACGCCTCGAGCTGGTCCGGCTCGAGCAGCGAGTCACCCACCTCGTGGCCTTGTGCGGCGAGGAACGTGAAGCACATCCCGCCGCCCACCAGGAGCTTGTCCACCTTGGGCAGCAGCGAGTTGATCACCGCGAGCTTGTCGCTGACCTTCGAGCCGCCGAGCACCACGGCGTACGGCCGGGCCGGATCGCCGGTCAGTTCGCGCAGCACCGTCAGCTCGTCGCGCACCAGGTCGCCGCCGTAGTGCGGCAGCAGCGTGGCCACGTCGTACACCGAGGCGTGCTTGCGGTGCACCGCACCGAACGCGTCCTCCACGAACGCCCCGGCGTCGTCGTCGCCGCCGGTCAGCAAGGCCAGGCGCTTGGCGAACTCGTGCCGCTCGGCGTCGTCCTTGCTGGTCTCCCCCGGGTTGAACCGGACGTTCTCCAGCAGCAGCAGGTCGCCGTCCTTGAGGTCGGACGCCAGCAGCCGGGCGCTCTCACCCACCGTGTCGAGCGCGAACCCGACCGGCCGGCCGAGCAGTTGGGCGAGCCGGTCCGCAACCGGCCGTAGCGAGTACGCCGGGTCGGGCGCGCCCTTGGGACGGCCCAGGTGCGCCGCCACGATGACCCGCGCGCCGTGATCGAGCAGCTTGGTGAGCACCGGCAGCGACGCGCGGATGCGACCGTCGTCGGCAACCGCTCCGTCCTTGATCGGGACGTTGAGGTCGGACCGCACCAGGATCCGCCGGCCGGTGACGCCGCGCTTGATCAGGTCGTCGACGCTGCGCATCGCGGCACCGCCCTACAGCGTCGAACCGACGAGCAGCACCAGGTCCGCGAGCCGGTTGGAGTAGCCCCACTCGTTGTCGTACCAGCCGACCACCTTGATCTGGTTGCCGATCACCTTGGTCAGCCCGGCGTCGTAGATGCACGAGGACGGGTCGGTGACGATGTCCGAGCTGACGATCGGGTCGTCGGTGTAGGTGAGGTAGCCCTTGAGCGCGCCGTCGGCAGCGGCCCGGTAGGCGGCCTTGACCTCGTCCACCGTGGGTGTGGCACGCACCTCGACGGTCAGGTCGGTAGCCGAGCCCGTCGGCACCGGCACGCGCAGCGCGTACCCGTCCAGCTTGCCCTTCAGGTTCGGCAGCACCAGCCCGATCGCCTTCGCCGCGCCGGTGGAGGTCGGGACGATGTTGATCGCGGCGGCGCGCGCGCGACGGAGGTCCTTGTGCGGCGCGTCCTGCAGGTTCTGGTCCTGGGTGTACGCGTGGATGGTCGTCATCAGGCCCTTCTCGATGCCGTACGCATCGTCGAGGACCTTCGCCAGCGGGCCGAGGCAGTTGGTGGTGCACGAGGCATTCGAGATGATCGCGTGCTTGGTCGCGTCGTAGTCGTCGTGGTTGACGCCCATCACGATCGTGACGTCCTCGCCGCTCGCGGGAGCGGAGATGATCACCTTCTTGGCGCCCGCGTCGAGGTGCTTGCGCGCGTCGGCGGCCTTGGTGAAGAACCCGGTGGACTCGATGACGACGTCGACGCCGAGGTCACCCCACGGCAGGGCGGCCGGGTCGCGCTCGGCGAGGATCTTGAGGACGTTCTCGCCGACCTGGATGCCGTCGGCGTGCACGGCCACCGGCTGCGGGAAGCGGCCGAGCACCGAGTCGTACTTGAGCAGGTGCGCCATCGTCGTGACGTCGCCGAGGTCGTTCGCGGCGACGATCTCGATGTCCGCGCCCGACGCGGCCACGGCGCGGAAGAAGTTGCGGCCGATCCGGCCAAATCCGTTGATGCCCACGCGAACGGTCACTGCACTGACTCCCTGTACGGACTATTGACGAACG
This genomic stretch from Jatrophihabitans cynanchi harbors:
- a CDS encoding phosphoglycerate kinase — protein: MRSVDDLIKRGVTGRRILVRSDLNVPIKDGAVADDGRIRASLPVLTKLLDHGARVIVAAHLGRPKGAPDPAYSLRPVADRLAQLLGRPVGFALDTVGESARLLASDLKDGDLLLLENVRFNPGETSKDDAERHEFAKRLALLTGGDDDAGAFVEDAFGAVHRKHASVYDVATLLPHYGGDLVRDELTVLRELTGDPARPYAVVLGGSKVSDKLAVINSLLPKVDKLLVGGGMCFTFLAAQGHEVGDSLLEPDQLEACRAFLREAADKIVLPADIVVATEITDDAQTQLVAADAIPPGSKGLDIGPESVRAFAAVLAEARTVFWNGPMGVFEVAPFAAGTKGVAEAVAAVDGLSVVGGGDSAAAVRALGLDANAFGHISTGGGASLEFLEGKTLPGVAVLDEA
- the gap gene encoding type I glyceraldehyde-3-phosphate dehydrogenase, with amino-acid sequence MTVRVGINGFGRIGRNFFRAVAASGADIEIVAANDLGDVTTMAHLLKYDSVLGRFPQPVAVHADGIQVGENVLKILAERDPAALPWGDLGVDVVIESTGFFTKAADARKHLDAGAKKVIISAPASGEDVTIVMGVNHDDYDATKHAIISNASCTTNCLGPLAKVLDDAYGIEKGLMTTIHAYTQDQNLQDAPHKDLRRARAAAINIVPTSTGAAKAIGLVLPNLKGKLDGYALRVPVPTGSATDLTVEVRATPTVDEVKAAYRAAADGALKGYLTYTDDPIVSSDIVTDPSSCIYDAGLTKVIGNQIKVVGWYDNEWGYSNRLADLVLLVGSTL